One Thiobacillus sp. genomic region harbors:
- a CDS encoding ankyrin repeat domain-containing protein: MALQLNVAAAQGDVARVVDLLGAGVSPDAVMADTGMTALMVVADARVARVLIRAGADVRRTDTQGWAPLHHAVTRPGSAGLVAVLLHAGADAGKRDERGETPLLRAGLLFTEAIDRSGGVSVLNLLVQQGRSDINACDRDGWTLLHQAASNDEPALAGVCLALGAGPDIRTPLRETPFEMAKRLHAHGFLEALGRFRGGKEK; encoded by the coding sequence TTGGCCCTCCAGTTGAACGTGGCGGCGGCCCAGGGAGATGTGGCCCGGGTGGTGGACCTGCTCGGCGCCGGCGTGTCACCTGATGCCGTTATGGCGGATACGGGCATGACGGCCCTGATGGTGGTGGCCGATGCCCGGGTGGCGCGGGTGCTGATCCGGGCGGGTGCGGATGTACGCCGGACGGATACCCAGGGGTGGGCGCCGCTGCACCATGCCGTGACCCGGCCTGGCAGCGCGGGCCTGGTAGCGGTTTTGCTCCATGCCGGCGCCGACGCCGGAAAACGGGATGAGCGGGGTGAAACGCCCCTGCTGCGGGCGGGCCTGTTGTTCACCGAGGCCATCGACCGGTCCGGCGGAGTGTCGGTCCTCAACTTGCTGGTGCAGCAGGGCAGGTCAGATATCAATGCCTGTGACCGGGACGGCTGGACGCTGCTGCACCAGGCCGCCAGCAATGACGAGCCGGCCCTGGCGGGGGTTTGTCTGGCCCTGGGGGCGGGCCCGGATATCCGTACACCCTTGCGGGAAACCCCTTTTGAGATGGCGAAGCGGCTTCACGCCCATGGCTTCCTTGAGGCCCTGGGGCGGTTCCGCGGTGGAAAGGAGAAATGA
- a CDS encoding type II toxin-antitoxin system RelE/ParE family toxin, whose product MICVRRYQTEDGKEPMTDWLLSLREKQAQAKIRLRLKRLEAGIFGDSEPVGEGVLELKEHLGAGYRVYFGRHGQTVVILLCGGSKKSQAADIRTAKEYWADWKRRQV is encoded by the coding sequence ATGATCTGCGTTCGCCGTTATCAGACCGAGGATGGCAAGGAGCCCATGACCGACTGGCTCCTGTCCCTGCGGGAGAAACAGGCGCAAGCCAAAATCCGGTTGCGTCTCAAGCGTCTGGAAGCAGGCATATTCGGTGATAGCGAGCCGGTGGGCGAAGGCGTTCTCGAATTGAAGGAGCACCTGGGCGCTGGCTACCGGGTCTATTTCGGGCGCCATGGCCAGACAGTCGTAATCCTCCTTTGCGGAGGATCGAAGAAGAGCCAGGCAGCGGACATCAGGACAGCGAAGGAATATTGGGCAGATTGGAAACGGAGGCAGGTATGA
- a CDS encoding circularly permuted type 2 ATP-grasp protein, protein MKLAAKAYALSQSYDELIDPEGVPRPAARPLFQYLDSLGPGTLESRRQAVDAAIMAMGITFTVYSDGTNIDRAWPFDVIPRIMARDEWEHIEAGLKQRLTALNLFINDLYNEQRIVRDGVFPIEVLAGSKNFREQCRGITPRFGVWAHVCGTDLVRDRDGTVYVLEDNLRVPSGVSYMLENRQLMKRMFPEMFQATRILPVDDYPTRLYDTLAALSPRENERPSIAVLTPGIFNSAYFEHSYLAQQMGADLVEGSDLVVKDDDCVYMKTISGLRRVDVIYRRIDDDFLDPEAFRPDSALGVKGLMRAWRNGKVGIANAPGAGVADDKVVYTFVPRIIKYYLDQDAIIPNVPSWLCMVEDQRDYVLANLDKLVVKPANESGGYGMIIGPRASQAERDRFASLIRENPRNYMAQPTLDISTAPTLVNDELAPRHLDLRPFVLQSDKLYATTGGLTRVAMVEGSLVVNSSQGGGSKDTWIVDVDKDADKGSDKESDKE, encoded by the coding sequence ATGAAACTTGCCGCCAAAGCCTACGCCCTCAGCCAGTCCTACGATGAGCTGATCGATCCCGAGGGAGTGCCCAGGCCCGCGGCGCGGCCCTTGTTCCAGTATCTGGACTCCCTGGGGCCGGGCACCCTGGAGTCCCGCCGCCAGGCGGTGGACGCGGCCATCATGGCCATGGGCATCACCTTCACCGTGTACAGCGACGGCACCAACATCGACCGGGCGTGGCCCTTCGACGTGATTCCCCGCATCATGGCCCGGGACGAGTGGGAGCACATCGAGGCGGGCCTGAAGCAGCGCCTGACGGCCCTGAACCTGTTCATCAACGACCTTTACAACGAGCAGAGGATCGTCAGGGACGGGGTGTTCCCCATCGAGGTGCTGGCGGGCTCCAAGAACTTCCGCGAGCAGTGCCGGGGCATCACGCCGCGCTTCGGGGTGTGGGCCCATGTGTGCGGCACCGACCTGGTGCGGGACCGGGACGGCACGGTCTACGTGCTGGAGGACAACCTGCGGGTGCCTTCGGGCGTGTCCTACATGCTGGAGAACCGCCAGCTCATGAAGCGCATGTTCCCGGAGATGTTCCAGGCCACCCGCATCCTGCCGGTGGACGATTACCCCACCCGCCTGTACGACACCCTGGCGGCCCTGTCGCCCCGGGAGAACGAGCGCCCCAGCATCGCCGTGCTGACGCCGGGTATCTTCAACTCCGCCTATTTCGAGCACAGCTACCTGGCCCAGCAGATGGGCGCGGATCTGGTGGAGGGCTCTGACCTGGTGGTGAAGGACGACGACTGCGTCTACATGAAGACCATCTCCGGCCTGCGCCGGGTGGATGTGATCTACCGCCGCATCGACGACGATTTCCTGGACCCGGAGGCCTTCCGGCCCGATTCCGCCCTGGGGGTGAAGGGCCTGATGCGGGCCTGGCGCAACGGCAAGGTGGGCATCGCCAACGCGCCGGGGGCAGGGGTAGCGGACGACAAGGTGGTCTATACCTTCGTGCCCCGGATCATCAAGTACTACCTGGACCAGGACGCCATCATCCCCAACGTGCCCAGCTGGCTGTGCATGGTCGAGGACCAGCGGGACTACGTGCTGGCCAACCTGGACAAGCTGGTGGTGAAGCCGGCCAACGAGTCCGGCGGCTACGGCATGATCATTGGCCCCCGGGCCAGCCAGGCGGAGCGGGACAGGTTCGCCAGCCTGATCCGGGAGAACCCCCGCAACTACATGGCCCAGCCCACCCTGGACATTTCCACCGCGCCCACCCTGGTAAACGACGAGCTGGCGCCGCGACACCTGGATCTGCGTCCCTTCGTGCTCCAGTCCGACAAGCTCTACGCCACCACCGGCGGCCTGACCCGGGTGGCCATGGTGGAGGGTTCCCTGGTGGTGAACTCTTCCCAGGGCGGTGGCAGCAAGGACACGTGGATCGTCGATGTGGACAAGGACGCGGACAAGGGGTCCGACAAAGAATCGGACAAGGAGTAA
- a CDS encoding universal stress protein, with protein MTDQLSPLARFQNIVLSTDGTDVSAGAVRVALKLGKQCGSRLTVMHMARTYPGYAMFNPGGVSDEENRAQEVLKGVEQQAGTECVNCVPVMRYGEEPVREIVSQVEESDADLLIMGRRGVHWLERLVLGEAAARVIGHVSRSVLVVPKEADMWSKGIMIAVDGSRHADAAAFSAGFLAKCTGLPVTVVTVCASDDLSCDIIKPIADRVRDLLIADGITARSVVLEGRPADQIVQAARDNDCDLIVVGCQGRTGLDRLLMGSVSQQVVVQATCPVLVVKES; from the coding sequence ATGACCGACCAGCTTTCCCCGCTTGCCCGTTTCCAGAACATTGTCCTTTCCACCGACGGTACCGACGTGAGCGCGGGTGCCGTCCGCGTGGCCCTTAAGCTGGGCAAGCAGTGCGGCTCCAGGCTCACGGTCATGCACATGGCGCGCACCTATCCGGGTTATGCGATGTTCAATCCGGGGGGGGTGAGCGATGAGGAGAACCGGGCCCAGGAGGTGCTGAAGGGGGTGGAGCAGCAGGCGGGAACCGAGTGCGTCAACTGCGTGCCGGTGATGCGCTATGGCGAGGAACCGGTGCGGGAAATCGTCAGCCAGGTGGAGGAAAGCGACGCGGACCTGCTCATCATGGGGCGGCGGGGCGTGCACTGGCTGGAAAGACTGGTTCTGGGCGAGGCAGCGGCCCGGGTGATTGGCCACGTGAGCCGCAGCGTACTGGTGGTGCCCAAGGAAGCGGACATGTGGAGCAAGGGCATCATGATTGCCGTGGACGGCTCCCGTCATGCCGATGCGGCGGCTTTTTCAGCGGGTTTCCTTGCCAAGTGCACGGGCTTGCCGGTGACGGTGGTGACCGTTTGCGCCAGCGACGACCTGAGCTGCGACATCATCAAGCCCATCGCCGACCGGGTGCGTGACCTGCTCATCGCCGACGGGATTACCGCCAGGAGCGTGGTGCTGGAAGGCCGGCCCGCCGACCAGATCGTACAGGCGGCGCGGGACAATGACTGCGACCTCATCGTGGTGGGCTGCCAGGGCCGCACGGGCCTGGACCGGCTGCTCATGGGCAGCGTGTCCCAGCAGGTGGTGGTGCAGGCCACCTGCCCGGTGCTGGTGGTGAAGGAAAGCTGA
- the cynS gene encoding cyanase: protein MTRDEVTQLILTAKRKKQVKWRQLAEATGQSKEWTTAALMGQMTLTAEQAGKVGALLDLPTEAVEMLHVVPYKGSLPTAVPTDPLIYRFYELINVYGTSIKELIHEEFGDGIMSAIDFSMDISREPNPNGDRVHIVMSGKFLPYKMY from the coding sequence ATGACCCGCGACGAAGTCACCCAGCTCATCCTCACCGCCAAGCGCAAGAAGCAGGTCAAGTGGCGCCAACTGGCCGAAGCCACCGGCCAGAGCAAGGAATGGACGACCGCCGCCCTCATGGGCCAGATGACCCTCACCGCCGAACAGGCCGGCAAGGTGGGTGCCCTGCTGGACCTGCCCACCGAGGCCGTGGAGATGCTGCATGTGGTGCCCTACAAGGGTTCCCTGCCCACCGCCGTGCCCACCGACCCGCTCATCTACCGCTTCTACGAACTGATCAATGTGTACGGCACCAGCATCAAGGAACTGATCCACGAGGAATTCGGCGACGGCATCATGAGCGCCATCGACTTCTCCATGGACATCAGTCGCGAACCGAACCCCAACGGCGACCGGGTGCACATCGTCATGAGCGGCAAGTTCCTGCCCTACAAGATGTACTGA
- a CDS encoding formate/nitrite transporter family protein: MAYLLPSEFATKMVDAGESKIYMSTRDTVVRAYMAGATLALAAVFAVTVGVATGSHLVGSILFPVGFVMLYLMGFDLLTGVFMLTPLAWLDKRPGVTWNQILRNWGLVFLGNFAGALTVAIMMAFVFTYGFNTPGGDVATKVSGIGEARTLGYAQYGLSGWFTIFIRGMLCNWMVSMGVVGAMISTHVSGKVIAMWMPIMLFFFMGFEHSVVNMFLFPFAMIMGGDFSIMDYFIWNEIPTALGNLVGGLAFTGLTLYATHVRTAAKRTLSTKPATA, encoded by the coding sequence ATGGCCTACCTGCTGCCTTCCGAATTTGCCACCAAGATGGTGGATGCCGGTGAATCCAAGATCTACATGTCCACCCGGGACACCGTGGTGCGCGCCTACATGGCCGGCGCCACCCTGGCCCTGGCCGCCGTGTTCGCGGTCACCGTGGGCGTCGCCACCGGCTCCCACCTGGTGGGCTCCATCCTGTTCCCGGTGGGCTTCGTCATGCTGTACCTGATGGGCTTCGACCTGCTCACCGGCGTGTTCATGCTCACGCCCCTGGCCTGGCTGGACAAGCGCCCCGGCGTCACCTGGAACCAGATCCTGCGCAACTGGGGCCTGGTGTTCCTGGGCAACTTCGCCGGCGCATTGACCGTGGCCATCATGATGGCCTTCGTCTTCACCTACGGCTTCAACACCCCCGGCGGTGACGTGGCCACCAAGGTGTCCGGCATCGGCGAGGCCCGTACCCTGGGTTACGCCCAGTACGGCCTGTCAGGCTGGTTCACCATCTTCATCCGCGGCATGCTGTGCAACTGGATGGTGTCCATGGGCGTGGTCGGCGCCATGATCTCCACCCACGTCAGCGGCAAGGTCATCGCCATGTGGATGCCCATCATGCTGTTCTTCTTCATGGGCTTCGAGCACTCCGTGGTGAACATGTTCCTGTTCCCCTTCGCCATGATCATGGGCGGCGACTTCTCCATCATGGACTACTTCATCTGGAACGAGATCCCCACCGCCCTGGGCAACCTGGTGGGCGGCCTGGCCTTCACCGGCCTGACCCTGTACGCCACCCACGTGCGTACCGCGGCCAAGCGCACCCTTAGCACCAAGCCCGCCACCGCCTGA
- a CDS encoding bifunctional protein-serine/threonine kinase/phosphatase, with product MSSSLQIAVGQHSDKGRKEANQDHHGIHIPQEPQLSSKGIAIALADGISSSDVSQIASQSAVNGFLADYYCTSEAWSVKQSAQRVLSATNSWLHAQTRQSHYRYEKDKGYVCTFSAIVLKSHTAHLFHVGDSRIYRLRGHDLEQLTEDHRYRVSSEQSYLARALGINQHLDIDYQTQTVEPGDIYVLATDGVYEHASSQFIVQTVHAHPGDLDAAAKFIVAEALAQGSGDNLTLQIVRIDALPSQDAHAITRHLTELPFAPDLDARMEFDGYRIVRPLHASHRSHAFLAVDNASGEQVVIKVPSTEHRDDPAYMERFLLEEWIARRINNPHVMKPRAITRRRNFQYIAMEFIEGQTLAQWMRDHPKPDLKAVRNIVEQIAKGLQAFHRLEMLHQDLRPENVMIDGTGTVKIIDFGSTRVAGLAELEDGDGNTNADAPILGTEQYSAPEYFLGENGDARSDLFSLGVIAYQMLTGKLPYGVQVPRARTRAAQRKLYYEPARTDERPIPAWVDEAIAKAVHPDPYKRYEELSEFVYDLSHPNQAFLSKTRPPLMERSPLAFWKTVSFILAAALAVALYKLHTLT from the coding sequence ATGTCCAGTTCACTACAGATCGCCGTCGGGCAACATTCCGACAAGGGCCGCAAAGAGGCCAACCAGGATCACCACGGCATCCACATACCCCAGGAACCCCAACTCAGTTCCAAGGGCATCGCCATCGCCCTGGCGGACGGCATCAGCAGCAGCGATGTCAGCCAGATCGCCAGCCAGAGCGCCGTCAACGGCTTCCTGGCGGACTACTACTGCACCTCGGAAGCCTGGTCGGTCAAGCAATCCGCCCAGCGCGTACTGAGCGCCACCAATTCCTGGCTCCATGCCCAGACGCGGCAAAGCCACTACCGCTATGAAAAGGACAAGGGCTACGTCTGCACCTTCAGCGCCATCGTCCTCAAGTCCCACACCGCCCACCTGTTCCACGTGGGCGACTCCCGCATCTACCGCCTGCGGGGCCACGACCTGGAACAGCTCACCGAGGACCACCGCTACCGGGTGTCCAGCGAGCAGAGCTACCTGGCCCGGGCCCTGGGCATCAACCAGCATCTCGACATCGACTACCAGACCCAGACTGTCGAGCCGGGCGACATCTACGTCCTGGCCACCGACGGCGTGTACGAGCATGCCTCGTCCCAATTCATCGTCCAGACCGTCCACGCCCACCCGGGCGACCTGGATGCCGCCGCCAAATTCATCGTTGCAGAAGCCCTGGCCCAGGGCAGCGGCGACAACCTCACCCTCCAGATCGTGCGCATCGACGCCCTGCCCAGCCAGGACGCCCATGCCATCACCCGACATCTCACCGAGCTACCCTTCGCGCCGGACCTGGACGCGCGCATGGAGTTCGACGGCTACCGCATCGTCCGGCCCCTGCACGCCAGCCACCGCAGCCACGCCTTCCTGGCCGTGGACAACGCCAGCGGCGAACAGGTGGTCATCAAGGTGCCGTCCACGGAACACCGGGACGACCCGGCCTACATGGAACGCTTCCTCCTGGAGGAATGGATCGCCCGGCGCATCAACAACCCCCATGTGATGAAGCCCCGCGCCATCACCCGCCGGCGCAACTTCCAGTACATCGCCATGGAGTTCATCGAGGGCCAGACCCTGGCCCAATGGATGCGCGACCACCCCAAGCCGGACCTGAAGGCCGTGCGCAACATCGTCGAACAGATCGCCAAGGGGCTCCAGGCCTTCCACCGCCTGGAAATGCTGCACCAGGACCTGCGCCCGGAAAACGTCATGATCGACGGCACCGGCACGGTGAAGATCATCGACTTCGGCTCCACCCGGGTCGCCGGCCTGGCGGAACTGGAGGACGGGGACGGCAACACAAATGCCGACGCCCCCATCCTGGGCACGGAGCAATACTCCGCCCCCGAATACTTCCTGGGGGAAAACGGCGATGCCCGCTCGGACCTCTTCTCCCTGGGCGTCATCGCCTACCAGATGCTGACCGGCAAGCTGCCCTACGGCGTCCAGGTACCCCGCGCCCGCACCCGGGCGGCCCAGCGCAAGCTGTATTACGAACCCGCCCGCACGGACGAGCGCCCCATCCCCGCCTGGGTGGACGAGGCCATCGCCAAGGCCGTGCACCCGGACCCGTACAAGCGCTACGAGGAACTCTCCGAGTTCGTCTATGACCTCTCCCACCCCAACCAGGCCTTTCTCAGCAAGACCCGGCCGCCCCTCATGGAGCGCAGCCCCCTGGCCTTCTGGAAGACCGTGTCCTTCATCCTGGCCGCCGCCCTGGCCGTGGCGCTCTACAAACTGCACACCCTCACGTAA